In the genome of Lynx canadensis isolate LIC74 chromosome F1, mLynCan4.pri.v2, whole genome shotgun sequence, one region contains:
- the LOC116737711 gene encoding olfactory receptor 6K3-like, translated as MVRNNRTSTVTEFLFSGFPQFEDGSLLFFIPLFIIYIFIVIGNLMVFFAVRMDTHLHNPMYNFISIFSFLEIWYTTATIPKMLSNLICEKKTISITGCLLQMYFFHSLGNSEGILLTTMAIDRYIAICNPLRYPTIMTPQLCAQLSAGSCLFGFLVLLPEIVWISTLPFCGPNQIHQIFCDFEPVLRLACTDTSMILLEDVIHAAAIIFSVLVIAVSYVRIITVTLRIPSAEGRRKAFSTCASHLGVFLMFYGSVSLMYLRFSATFPPTLDTVIALMFAVLAPFFNPIIYSLRNKDMKIAIKKLLCLQKVFNAPAR; from the coding sequence ATGGTAAGAAATAACCGAACTTCGACAGTGACGGAGTTTCTCTTCTCTGGATTCCCCCAGTTTGAAGATGGCAGCCTCctcttcttcattcctttgttcatCATCTACATCTTCATTGTGATTGGAAATCTCATGGTATTTTTTGCAGTCAGGATGGACACCCATCTCCACAACCCCATGTACAATTTCATCAGCATCTTCTCCTTCCTGGAGATCTGGTACACGACAGCCACCATCCCCAAGATGCTCTCCAACCTCATCTGCGAGAAGAAGACCATCTCCATTACTGGCTGCCTCCTGCAGATGTACTTCTTCCATTCGCTGGGAAATTCCGAGGGGATTTTGTTGACCACCATGGCCATTGACAGGTACATTGCCATCTGCAACCCTCTCCGCTACCCGACCATTATGACCCCCCAGCTGTGTGCTCAGCTCTCTGCAGGCTCCTGCCTCTTTGGCTTTCTTGTGTTGCTCCCAGAGATTGTTTGGATTTCCACCCTGCCTTTCTGCGGGCCCAACCAAATCCATCAGATATTTTGTGACTTTGAACCTGTACTGCGCTTGGCTTGTACAGACACGTCCATGATCCTGCTTGAGGATGTGATCCATGCTGCGGCCATCATCTTCTCTGTCCTGGTTATCGCTGTTTCTTATGTCAGAATCATCACTGTGACCCTGAGGATCCCGTCTGCCGAAGGCCGCCGGAAGGCCTTCTCGACCTGTGCGTCTCATCTTGGTGTCTTTCTGATGTTCTATGGCAGCGTGTCCCTCATGTACCTGCGCTTCTCCGCCACTTTCCCACCAACTTTGGACACAGTCATTGCACTGATGTTTGCCGTTCTTGCTCCCTTTTTCAACCCTATCATCTATAGCTTGAGAAACAAGGACATGAAGATTGCGATTAAGAAGCTTCTCTGCCTTCAGAAGGTGTTTAATGCACCTGCAAGATGA